In a single window of the Drosophila miranda strain MSH22 chromosome XL, D.miranda_PacBio2.1, whole genome shotgun sequence genome:
- the LOC108160334 gene encoding protein stoned-A — translation MLKLPKGLKKKKKKSKKDQELFTEEELEQYKRELRAKQEAAANKSDAGESDGGASDVEGAAGATYHRSSVGDAHLAESGAASTSTDDHHHHHQHQQHQHQSSSGGGGDEEWAKFKALTSGVDTILHKTQDELDRIKKESFYQRLPSAAEKKKQEEEEAARLEAQRQERERQRLALIESQRDKLAEAVVELSDSEDDQQDEVDDIFATDYIEAITSGELQLAVVPDSPVYPADDGPDPFDTAYAEKVIVGADKAKGNKKLVSLGAAVEVLSGRVDRDHALALANPKRKLRKGIQNLLLSESVELADPEADLLAAAANAEPQHNLLDDLVDDDLTESAGPIDLSVSLHLHLIKPQRVDEQDEDAELAELQGSSLNPDLAEFDALKDEEDDEFAELAAESLTKKEDITIVNQVVLPPVSLLAEAVAEASWAEFEAEPESEEPLPGKPKRPPPPARPATGPHIVPGAIYVSDDEEEPNLDDDPFNTNYAEQVIKKTTVLEEDDDFDPRAEEETTGGSSLLAAPGRDLLAGSATDLSKVVPAPLAPTLSIDQEPEDFDPFDTSAVSAIVQPKATELRFLERELLTNETSGGLKHSLSDPDFDPRAGQEEDQQQKQQQKQQQKPPQRPKPPVPPSPSHITPEFDAARRKSSLSLNIQAKSVGFLVPGPDLLGAGNEVGANKKPLTPYYAPSAAGSANASQSIAEGIPESEDPFDTSYVPEAKLSDIELKHIEADLIAEPTPTLRHSLSDPDFDPRAPPTPVPAEVLLAVEENIDIKVLTPAQERRQLPKGAHNAQGESDEDDVDPFDTSIAANLQPGQTELKLLENELLPQRSAQELAIDAQSDAQDLGLGDKVLTPSLPSRPPPPVRPQDIDPFDTSIAENLAPGETEIKLLESELIER, via the exons ATGCTTAAGCTACCAAAGGGcctaaaaaagaaaaagaagaagtcGAAAAAGGACCAAGAACTCTTCACCGAAGAGGAGCTCGAGCAGTACAAACGCGAGCTCAGGGCCAAGCAGGAGGCGGCGGCCAACAAATCGGACGCTGGCGAATCGGACGGTGGCGCATCGGACGTCGAGGGTGCCGCAGGCGCCACATACCACAGATCCTCTGTCGGAGACGCTCATCTAGCCGAATCCGGTGCTGCAAGCACTTCCACTGAcgaccaccaccaccaccatcagcatcagcagcatcagcatcagagTTCCAGCGGCGGCGGAGGCGACGAGGAATGGGCCAAGTTTAAGGCGCTTACATCGGGCGTCGATACCATCCTACACAAGACCCAGGACGAGCTCGATCGCATCAAGAAGGAGTCCTTCTACCAACGCCTGCCCTCGGCTGCCGAGAAGAAGaaacaggaggaggaggaggcagcCCGTCTCGAGGCCCAGCGCCAGGAGCGTGAGCGCCAGCGCCTCGCACTAATCGAATCACAGCGCGACAAGCTAGCAGAGGCCGTTGTCGAGCTCTCAGATTCGGAGGACGACCAGCAGGACGAGGTCGATGACATCTTTGCCACCGACTACATCGAGGCGATCACCAGCGGAGAGCTCCAACTAGCCGTTGTACCCGACTCGCCCGTGTACCCGGCGGACGACGGGCCCGATCCGTTCGACACCGCCTACGCGGAGAAAGTCATTGTTGGCGCCGACAAGGCCAAGGGCAACAAGAAGCTCGTCAGCCTCGGTGCTGCCGTAGAGGTACTCTCAGGCCGCGTGGACCGCGATCACGCCCTAGCCCTAGCCAACCCCAAGCGCAAGCTCCGCAAGGGCATCCAGAATCTTCTGCTCAGCGAGAGCGTAGAGCTAGCCGATCCCGAGGCGGATCTCCTAGCCGCAGCCGCCAACGCCGAGCCGCAGCACAATCTGCTCGACGATCTCGTCGACGACGACCTCACCGAATCGGCGGGCCCCATCGATTTGAGTGTCTCGCTCCATCTGCATCTGATTAAGCCCCAAAGGGTTGACGAGCAGGACGAGGACGCCGAGCTCGCAGAGCTTCAGGGCAGCTCCCTCAATCCGGATCTAGCCGAGTTCGACGCGCTCAAGGACGAGGAGGACGACGAGTTCGCCGAACTAGCCGCCGAGTCGCTCACCAAAAAGGAGGACATCACCATCGTCAACCAGGTCGTGCTGCCGCCAGTCTCCCTACTCGCCGAAGCGGTTGCAGAGGCCAGCTGGGCCGAGTTCGAGGCGGAGCCAGAGTCCGAGGAGCCACTACCAG GAAAACCCAAGCGCCCgccgccaccggccaggcctgCCACTGGACCACACATTGTACCTGGTGCCATCTACGTCAGTGACGACGAGGAGGAGCCCAATCTTGACGACGACCCCTTCAACACCAACTACGCGGAGCAGGTGATCAAGAAGACCACCGTACTCGAGGAGGACGACGACTTTGATCCGCGCGCCGAGGAGGAGACCACTGGCGGGTCTTCATTGCTAGCGGCTCCAGGCCGCGATCTTTTGGCCGGGAGTGCCACCGATCTCAGTAAGGTGGTGCCAGCGCCATTGGCGCCCACCCTTAGCATCGATCAAGAGCCGGAGGACTTTGATCCTTTCGATACCTCAGCGGTCAGTGCAATCGTTCAGCCAAAGGCCACAGAGCTGCGCTTTCTAGAGCGGGAGCTGCTCACCAACGAGACGAGCGGTGGACTCAAGCACTCACTAAGCGATCCGGACTTTGATCCGCGAGCCGGACAGGAGGAGgaccagcagcagaagcagcagcagaagcagcagcagaagcccCCGCAGAGGCCGAAGCCACCGGTGCCACCTTCGCCATCTCACATCACTCCGGAGTTTGACGCCGCCAGACGCAAGTCCTCGCTGAGCCTGAACATCCAGGCGAAGAGTGTGGGCTTCCTGGTGCCAGGGCCGGACCTACTCGGGGCCGGTAATGAGGTCGGGGCCAACAAGAAGCCTCTGACGCCGTACTACGCGCCCTCCGCCGCCGGATCAGCCAACGCATCGCAGTCGATTGCCGAGGGCATACCAGAGTCGGAGGATCCCTTCGACACCTCCTATGTGCCGGAGGCCAAGCTCAGCGACATCGAGCTGAAGCACATCGAGGCGGATCTGATTGCGGAGCCCACGCCCACGCTGCGGCACAGCCTCTCCGATCCGGACTTCGATCCGCGTGCCCCGCCCACGCCCGTGCCCGCCGAGGTGCTGCTCGCCGTCGAGGAGAACATCGACATCAAGGTGCTGACACCCGCGCAGGAGCGCAGACAGCTGCCCAAAGGCGCCCACAACGCCCAGGGGGAGTCGGACGAGGACGACGTTGACCCATTTGACACTTCGATCGCCGCCAATCTACAGCCCGGACAGACGGAGCTGAAGCTGCTCGAGAACGAGCTGCTGCCACAGAGGAGCGCCCAGGAGCTGGCCATTGACGCCCAGAGCGACGCCCAGGATCTGGGACTTGGCGACAAGGTGCTCACACCCTCGCTGCCCTCGCGCCCCCCGCCACCGGTGCGGCCGCAGGACATCGATCCCTTCGACACCTCCATTGCGGAGAATCTAGCGCCCGGCGAGACGGAGATCAAGCTGCTCGAAAGCGAGCTGATCGAGCGATAA